One stretch of Hydrogenovibrio kuenenii DSM 12350 DNA includes these proteins:
- a CDS encoding ShlB/FhaC/HecB family hemolysin secretion/activation protein, with translation MPFFKERDPIRNIGLLAGFFSCTSAIAAQPTVPDAGSLLRDLEKNTPQQAPATDHKSQLPAPMKDTGIKIKLQSVEFKGFESLATNKELQSLVKPAIGQKLGFNGLQHLADLVTEYLVNKGFFLAFAYLPEQDVSNGHLIITAQLGQIESNGKWYRKDKGKGINLSSEQISGTLNYNLKPETPRAIRVGLMERGLLIFNDLSGVKATSTLARGSEPGTTRMNVLLKATPRYTGNAWLDNYGNRYTGSARVNALGKINNVSGIGDQLNATASVTQNLKYARLGYQAPVGYSGLTANANLSFMNYTLGEDLSNLGYSGSAATLSGGLRYPITRSRQKNLYASATLDYQSLEDKQNAATIRDRKYTNLTLELNGDNWDRWRAGGLNNYGISLTLGDLDRKGNQTDYNYDQSTAKTQGFFTKLNLNASRLQKLTHRSSLLMKANLQPYASGNLDSSEKFSLGGPNGLRAYPVGEGTGDLGWLLSLEGRYDLPKSFIPNSKLQLQTFIDTGHVTLQANPWAGYVPANTNKTNDYQMSDFGIGATLSQAGRYSLQASYAWKLNDQVNDRTTTGKDTENQANSGRFWLQAIAWF, from the coding sequence ATGCCATTTTTTAAAGAAAGGGACCCTATTCGTAATATTGGACTATTGGCCGGTTTTTTTAGCTGTACGTCTGCTATAGCTGCGCAACCAACTGTACCCGATGCAGGTTCTTTATTAAGAGACCTTGAAAAAAACACGCCTCAACAAGCACCTGCAACAGATCATAAAAGCCAACTACCAGCTCCAATGAAAGACACTGGGATAAAAATCAAACTTCAATCTGTCGAATTCAAAGGGTTTGAGAGCTTAGCGACCAACAAAGAACTGCAATCACTTGTCAAACCAGCCATAGGACAAAAACTCGGATTCAACGGATTACAACACTTGGCTGATCTTGTTACCGAATACTTGGTAAACAAAGGCTTTTTTCTCGCGTTTGCCTATCTGCCAGAACAAGACGTCAGTAATGGACATTTAATCATTACTGCACAGCTTGGCCAAATTGAGTCTAACGGAAAATGGTATAGAAAGGACAAAGGCAAAGGGATCAACCTATCTAGTGAGCAAATTTCAGGTACCTTGAACTATAACTTAAAACCCGAAACCCCCAGAGCAATTCGCGTTGGGCTTATGGAAAGAGGGCTATTGATTTTCAATGACCTATCCGGCGTTAAAGCAACCTCAACACTGGCTAGAGGGTCAGAACCTGGCACGACCCGAATGAATGTTCTATTGAAGGCAACGCCCCGCTATACAGGTAACGCCTGGCTAGATAACTATGGCAACCGTTACACGGGCAGTGCACGAGTCAATGCGCTCGGAAAAATCAACAATGTCAGCGGCATAGGCGATCAACTGAATGCAACCGCCTCGGTTACGCAAAATCTAAAATATGCCAGGCTGGGGTACCAAGCGCCAGTTGGATACAGTGGCTTAACCGCCAATGCCAACCTAAGCTTTATGAACTACACCTTGGGAGAAGACCTATCCAATTTAGGTTATAGCGGTAGCGCAGCAACCCTCTCCGGCGGATTAAGGTATCCAATTACACGTTCTCGCCAAAAAAACCTTTATGCCAGCGCCACACTTGACTACCAATCTTTAGAAGACAAACAAAACGCTGCCACTATTCGTGACCGAAAATACACCAATTTGACCCTAGAATTAAACGGCGACAACTGGGATCGTTGGCGCGCTGGCGGCTTAAACAACTATGGCATCAGCTTGACGCTAGGTGACCTTGATCGAAAAGGGAACCAGACTGACTACAACTACGATCAAAGCACCGCAAAAACCCAAGGGTTCTTCACCAAGCTCAACTTAAATGCTTCACGCCTACAAAAACTGACTCATCGTAGTAGCTTGTTAATGAAAGCAAATCTACAACCCTATGCATCAGGCAACCTAGATTCATCTGAAAAATTCAGTTTAGGCGGGCCCAATGGGCTTAGAGCCTATCCGGTCGGTGAAGGAACGGGAGATTTGGGTTGGTTGCTTTCTTTAGAAGGGCGTTATGACCTCCCCAAATCATTTATTCCCAACAGTAAGCTTCAATTGCAAACCTTTATTGACACTGGTCATGTCACCTTGCAAGCAAACCCATGGGCTGGCTATGTGCCAGCCAACACCAACAAAACCAATGACTATCAGATGTCAGATTTCGGCATCGGCGCAACCCTAAGCCAAGCTGGGCGTTACAGCCTGCAAGCCAGTTACGCTTGGAAACTCAATGACCAAGTCAATGACCGAACCACCACTGGCAAAGACACCGAAAACCAAGCCAATAGCGGACGCTTTTGGCTACAAGCCATTGCCTGGTTCTAA
- a CDS encoding thioredoxin family protein, with the protein MTKWFKSSVRTLILMSSLLVALAPGYSQAADFFDETFGNLQDELETAKEEGKQGIFLFFQMSDCPFCHRMETTILNQPDVIKYYKKHFLAFSIDIEGSNEMTDFDGTTGTSQELSEKKYRVRATPVLMFVNLEGKRILRYTGPTRTKQEFMLMGQFIVDGAYKTTKFTRYKREHMKSIAP; encoded by the coding sequence ATGACAAAGTGGTTTAAAAGCTCGGTTAGAACGTTAATTCTGATGAGTAGTTTATTGGTTGCATTAGCACCGGGCTATAGTCAGGCTGCAGATTTCTTTGACGAGACTTTTGGTAACCTTCAGGATGAGCTGGAAACGGCTAAAGAAGAAGGTAAACAAGGTATCTTTTTGTTTTTCCAAATGAGTGATTGTCCTTTTTGTCATCGTATGGAAACCACTATTCTGAATCAGCCGGATGTCATTAAGTACTACAAAAAGCATTTTTTGGCTTTTTCGATTGATATTGAAGGGTCAAACGAAATGACCGACTTTGACGGTACGACCGGCACTTCACAAGAGCTCTCTGAAAAAAAATACCGTGTTAGAGCGACGCCTGTATTGATGTTTGTCAACTTAGAAGGTAAGCGAATTTTACGCTATACCGGGCCAACACGTACCAAACAAGAATTTATGCTGATGGGTCAATTTATTGTGGATGGCGCTTATAAAACCACCAAGTTTACCCGTTATAAAAGAGAACATATGAAATCAATAGCACCCTAA
- a CDS encoding TolC family protein has product MTNLKGLKPIYFSVLLLCAVAPAMAAEDKTAPTPVSANPAVPVQKMSQTQVVPQTTLPDPLTLESIMNLPHSVSPQVLLSQAKQQQALAKYQQSKATDGVELDLMGRLGWREYANETQDNHLLALHVGKQLYDFGKTEAAQSSQLTLSDAESELNQDQVIQFQLRLMQGFFNVILSDYQYRIDNEDMATVYVTMDKAKDKHELGQISDVEYSRLQAEYEKSYVKRMHSEYEQRRTRTDLANLLGQPQNLPDKLKFPSLKGLLKRPLKSLDDYQKEALANNLQLQSLKLKLKAANYQMESQSAGDKPTFRVDAWGGKLSSYEYQREGRWRFDLSMDYPLYDSGSQSAKMSEARAKMMQAQADVKAMEQSLRDQVADVYFKLQLNKAQRKQNTAFSNYADLYLDYSRGLYENESKTDLGDSMVRLSEANYQTIMTSFQYALDWAKLGYLTGQAIALDKYR; this is encoded by the coding sequence ATGACGAATTTAAAAGGTTTAAAGCCTATTTATTTTTCTGTATTGCTGTTGTGCGCCGTGGCGCCAGCGATGGCGGCTGAAGATAAAACAGCGCCAACACCTGTATCTGCTAACCCTGCCGTACCAGTGCAAAAAATGTCGCAAACGCAGGTGGTTCCGCAGACAACTTTACCCGATCCCTTAACTCTTGAAAGCATTATGAATTTGCCGCATAGCGTCAGCCCTCAAGTTCTTTTGAGTCAGGCAAAGCAACAACAAGCGTTGGCAAAATACCAACAATCCAAAGCGACGGATGGCGTCGAATTGGATTTAATGGGGCGCTTAGGTTGGCGTGAGTATGCTAACGAAACACAAGACAACCATTTGCTCGCATTGCATGTTGGCAAGCAACTCTATGATTTCGGCAAAACAGAGGCTGCTCAATCCTCTCAGTTGACTTTATCGGATGCTGAGTCTGAGTTAAATCAAGATCAAGTTATTCAGTTCCAACTGCGTTTGATGCAGGGATTTTTTAATGTGATTTTGTCGGACTATCAGTATCGAATCGATAATGAAGATATGGCGACCGTCTATGTGACGATGGATAAGGCCAAAGATAAACATGAGTTGGGGCAAATATCAGATGTTGAGTACAGTCGCCTGCAAGCAGAATATGAAAAGTCCTACGTTAAACGTATGCATTCGGAGTATGAGCAGCGACGGACACGTACCGACTTGGCAAACCTCTTAGGCCAGCCACAGAATTTACCTGATAAATTGAAGTTTCCAAGCTTGAAAGGATTGCTGAAAAGACCTTTAAAGTCTTTAGATGATTATCAAAAAGAAGCTTTGGCAAATAACTTGCAATTACAAAGTCTAAAGCTGAAATTAAAGGCCGCTAACTATCAGATGGAGAGTCAGTCAGCTGGAGATAAACCTACATTTAGAGTTGATGCTTGGGGTGGAAAATTATCAAGCTATGAGTATCAAAGAGAAGGTCGTTGGCGTTTTGATTTATCGATGGATTATCCGTTATATGATAGCGGCAGCCAGTCGGCAAAAATGAGCGAAGCGCGTGCAAAAATGATGCAGGCTCAAGCAGATGTTAAAGCCATGGAGCAGTCGCTGAGAGATCAGGTGGCGGATGTTTACTTCAAATTGCAGTTAAATAAGGCGCAACGCAAGCAAAATACTGCTTTTTCGAACTATGCAGATTTATATTTAGACTATAGTCGTGGTCTTTATGAAAATGAATCAAAAACGGACCTTGGGGATTCCATGGTACGTTTGTCTGAGGCAAATTATCAAACAATTATGACAAGCTTTCAGTATGCATTAGATTGGGCAAAACTGGGCTATTTAACTGGACAAGCGATAGCGTTAGATAAGTATCGTTAA
- a CDS encoding efflux RND transporter periplasmic adaptor subunit produces the protein MKVFHFSVLKTLVVSGLVWAGLSFSAYAQTIQIGALVAGQVIQVSVKPGQHVKKGQLLMRIDDTRYQAKLRSMTASLQMAKLKLADQKINLDQALDLYDRTVTATRERDAAQLAYDLANQAFQKAKADLEYYLAWAKYFVIKSPVNARVKKINAPTGTTVYKENTPLIQLER, from the coding sequence ATGAAAGTGTTTCATTTTTCTGTTTTGAAAACTTTGGTTGTGTCAGGCCTTGTGTGGGCTGGGTTAAGTTTTTCCGCCTATGCTCAAACGATACAGATAGGTGCCTTAGTTGCTGGTCAGGTCATTCAGGTGTCGGTTAAACCTGGTCAACATGTGAAAAAAGGGCAGCTTTTGATGAGGATTGATGATACGCGTTATCAAGCGAAATTGCGCTCAATGACAGCATCACTTCAGATGGCGAAATTAAAGTTAGCAGATCAAAAAATCAATCTGGATCAGGCTTTGGATTTGTATGATCGTACTGTGACAGCTACGCGCGAAAGAGATGCGGCACAATTGGCCTATGATCTGGCTAACCAAGCTTTTCAGAAAGCAAAAGCAGATTTAGAGTATTACCTGGCTTGGGCAAAGTATTTTGTGATTAAATCCCCTGTCAATGCCCGAGTGAAGAAAATCAATGCACCAACCGGCACAACAGTTTATAAAGAAAACACGCCTTTAATCCAGTTAGAACGCTGA
- a CDS encoding methyl-accepting chemotaxis protein, translated as MFKTIKAKLIWSFAVLIIMIVGLSWFSVTKINESADGFNEFRHISSNSVLAARIQSNMLDMRLSVQRYLDSSEASELKTFNSAFQKTSNLLSKAHREISEPKRLAAIQAIDKDLAEYKQGFEQVKSLMTQSHQLVEDTLDVKGSSMTKRMKDMLLTVEKMHNDQAAFIATSAMHDLLEARLHAAKFIQTKQASDADLAQKDLAQLQTDLIALIPYLETSAKGSTVILQSQIKDYAQALSELVQTTNQISHLVEHQLDATGHHISSMSEKVKVSIRDEQERIGQHITLLNKQIIEFSIGISLLIVLISALIATLIPRSVSRGLHAIESRLAKITKTGDFSIRADESRQDEIGAMAHSVNDMLTNTQTAVTEANHVVQAIAKGNFAQRVQADLKGDLLVLKDGVNASAESVAFTMSELKKVMEGLYDGDFSVRMDNRVEAAFREMVDKSMNAMSTVISDISRVMAAMNEGEFNHQVEAEARGELLEMKNAINDSMVRLKQAMDVIATVVLAQAEGDLTQSCQGEFRGDLKTLSDAMNQSIGKLSDTVAKAVQAAGIVNTAASEVSQGATDLSQRVQEQAAALEETSATMDEMNSAVQANTQSAMDAAKLASEVRTQSSQGSEVMGQTIDAMEKIQESSHKIADIVTLIDGIAFQTNLLALNAAVEAARAGEHGRGFAVVAGEVRSLAQKSAEAAKDIKTLIDESVNRINQGTELASQSGGVLGVINESIDSVTKMIEQIAKASEEQAEGVSQVHQAIGQIDQVTQQNAALVEETTAAAESMSDQAEVLSKDMSYFKTGTTSKVSESPTRTAPTPISKVQALPKKFEKPSNSSHQLPTPLQVVKGNDDEWGEF; from the coding sequence ATGTTTAAAACCATTAAAGCAAAACTTATTTGGAGTTTCGCTGTTCTGATTATTATGATTGTTGGTCTATCTTGGTTTAGTGTCACTAAGATCAACGAATCGGCCGACGGGTTTAACGAATTTCGTCATATTTCAAGTAACTCAGTTTTAGCAGCTCGTATCCAGTCCAATATGTTGGATATGCGTTTGTCTGTACAAAGATATTTAGACTCTAGCGAAGCGTCTGAGCTTAAAACTTTTAATAGTGCATTTCAAAAAACATCGAATTTATTGAGCAAAGCCCATCGTGAAATTTCGGAACCTAAACGTTTAGCAGCCATTCAAGCAATAGATAAAGATTTGGCAGAGTACAAACAGGGTTTTGAACAAGTGAAATCCCTGATGACGCAAAGTCATCAATTGGTGGAAGATACGCTTGATGTCAAAGGCTCTAGCATGACTAAGCGCATGAAGGATATGTTACTTACGGTGGAGAAAATGCATAACGATCAGGCGGCATTTATAGCGACGTCCGCAATGCATGATTTGCTTGAAGCAAGATTGCATGCCGCAAAATTTATTCAGACCAAACAAGCTTCTGACGCTGATCTGGCGCAGAAAGATTTAGCGCAGTTACAAACGGATTTGATTGCCTTAATACCTTATCTAGAAACCTCAGCTAAAGGTTCGACAGTAATCCTCCAGTCACAAATTAAAGACTATGCACAGGCATTGTCAGAATTGGTACAAACCACGAATCAAATTAGCCACTTAGTAGAACATCAGTTGGATGCAACAGGCCATCATATTTCCAGTATGTCTGAGAAAGTAAAAGTTTCGATTCGCGATGAACAGGAACGTATCGGACAACATATTACTCTTCTCAACAAACAAATTATTGAATTCTCAATTGGTATTTCTCTGTTGATCGTATTGATTTCGGCACTAATCGCTACACTGATTCCTCGTTCGGTTTCAAGAGGTTTGCATGCCATTGAATCACGCTTGGCTAAAATTACCAAAACAGGTGATTTCTCAATTCGTGCAGATGAAAGCAGACAAGATGAAATCGGTGCTATGGCGCATTCGGTTAATGATATGTTAACCAATACACAAACAGCTGTAACGGAAGCGAATCATGTGGTGCAAGCTATTGCCAAAGGGAATTTTGCTCAACGTGTTCAGGCAGATCTTAAGGGAGATTTATTGGTTCTGAAAGACGGGGTAAATGCCAGTGCTGAGAGCGTTGCCTTTACCATGTCTGAATTGAAAAAGGTCATGGAAGGATTGTATGACGGTGACTTCTCCGTTCGGATGGACAACCGTGTAGAGGCTGCTTTCCGTGAAATGGTTGATAAATCAATGAACGCAATGAGTACGGTTATTTCTGATATTAGCCGTGTAATGGCAGCGATGAACGAAGGTGAATTCAATCATCAGGTAGAGGCTGAGGCAAGAGGCGAATTGCTTGAGATGAAAAATGCAATCAACGACTCTATGGTTCGTTTGAAACAAGCGATGGATGTCATTGCTACAGTGGTTCTGGCGCAAGCCGAGGGTGATCTGACACAGAGTTGCCAAGGCGAGTTTAGAGGTGATCTGAAAACTTTGTCTGATGCGATGAATCAATCGATTGGTAAATTGAGCGATACGGTTGCGAAGGCTGTGCAAGCCGCTGGTATTGTTAATACGGCAGCTTCAGAGGTGTCGCAAGGGGCGACGGATTTAAGCCAACGCGTTCAGGAGCAAGCGGCAGCATTGGAAGAAACGTCTGCCACCATGGATGAGATGAATTCTGCAGTGCAAGCCAATACGCAAAGTGCGATGGATGCGGCAAAACTCGCGTCTGAAGTTAGAACGCAATCCTCTCAAGGCTCAGAAGTAATGGGGCAGACAATTGATGCCATGGAAAAGATTCAGGAATCCAGTCACAAGATTGCCGACATTGTCACCTTGATTGATGGTATTGCTTTCCAAACCAATTTGCTGGCGCTAAATGCTGCGGTTGAAGCTGCCAGAGCTGGCGAGCATGGCCGTGGCTTTGCCGTTGTTGCTGGTGAAGTCCGTTCGTTGGCACAAAAGTCTGCCGAAGCGGCAAAAGACATCAAAACCTTGATTGACGAAAGTGTAAATCGCATCAACCAAGGAACAGAATTGGCTTCACAATCGGGCGGAGTGTTAGGTGTCATTAATGAATCGATTGATTCTGTCACCAAAATGATTGAGCAGATAGCGAAGGCTTCTGAAGAACAAGCGGAAGGGGTTAGTCAGGTTCATCAGGCAATTGGTCAGATAGACCAGGTCACACAACAGAATGCCGCCTTGGTGGAAGAAACGACTGCGGCGGCCGAAAGTATGAGTGACCAAGCGGAAGTGCTGTCAAAAGATATGTCTTATTTTAAAACAGGCACAACCTCAAAGGTTTCAGAATCACCGACTAGAACAGCTCCGACACCAATCTCTAAAGTCCAAGCATTGCCTAAGAAGTTTGAGAAACCATCGAACTCATCCCACCAACTCCCGACACCTTTACAAGTCGTAAAAGGGAATGACGATGAGTGGGGAGAATTTTAA
- a CDS encoding plasma-membrane proton-efflux P-type ATPase encodes MKSTNDYESQNVSQTLQQLETSLEKGLSEMEATNRLQTYGYNEIQEKTESAYKRFLKRFWGPIPWMIEAAALMSAIVQKWEDFTIITILLFVNAIIDFFQEARAMNAISALKQRLENKIMTRRDGVFKQVLFKDLVPGDVIKLKIGDVIPADVQLIQGDFISVDQSTLTGESLPVAKKVGEIAYSNTVVKQGEMLAVVVNTANQTNFYNVVALVANAQLHEVSHFQKMVIKVGNFLIGITILMIAIILVSAFLNHENMLEVVRFALVLTVAAIPVALPAVLSVTLAVGAMNLARKQAIVSRLVAIEELAGVDVFCLDKTGTLTQNKMSVIQPINYKEISEETLFLTAALASKKENNDAIEVPIYDYLSTEFSQVDLTQFEQVSFIPFDPVSKRTEAMVRSQDGYQKVSKGAAQILLEMCGLDDDEQANINETIDELALKGYRTLAVAKTAIHAELETLNQDEGWQFLGLIPLYDPPRDESAEVLQSMRDHGVHPKMVTGDNLAIARETGTILGFPKQSIRAKQLTGATEDTLKNLLTTLTEAIYHRLTPLADMKASKDFAQQVMDDLQQEFDTSQLDKELLHTHESSILEMIERVDIFAEVIPEDKYKIVDVLQKANHIVGMTGDGVNDAPALKKADCGIAVPGATDAARAAADIVLTAPGIGVINDAIMQARITFERMKSYTIYRIAETIRVIIFMTLAIVVFQFYPITALMIIMLALLNDIPILTIAYDNTKVRTQPVRWDMKEVLVLSFWMGMAGVLSSFMLFWITMTQMHLTLEFIQTLFFLKLVVAGHGTIFNTRIDDWFYKQPRPSKQLFWASLASAVFGTVLAVYGFDLMTPIGWEWAIGIWAYAMIWFVFNDIVKMLVIRYYRKFYGEEVL; translated from the coding sequence ATGAAATCAACCAATGATTATGAATCGCAAAACGTTTCGCAAACTCTGCAACAGCTAGAAACCTCTCTTGAAAAAGGTTTGTCCGAAATGGAAGCGACAAATCGACTGCAAACCTACGGCTATAACGAAATCCAAGAAAAAACGGAAAGTGCCTATAAACGTTTTTTAAAGCGTTTCTGGGGGCCAATTCCCTGGATGATTGAAGCGGCTGCGTTGATGTCTGCCATCGTTCAGAAATGGGAAGACTTCACCATCATCACCATCCTGTTGTTTGTTAACGCCATTATCGATTTCTTCCAGGAAGCCCGTGCTATGAATGCCATTAGCGCATTGAAGCAGAGGCTGGAAAATAAAATCATGACCCGACGTGATGGTGTGTTCAAACAAGTCCTGTTCAAGGATTTGGTACCAGGCGACGTCATCAAACTGAAAATCGGAGACGTCATCCCTGCCGATGTTCAGCTGATTCAAGGCGATTTTATTTCTGTAGACCAATCCACGCTTACGGGTGAATCTTTACCCGTCGCCAAAAAAGTGGGCGAGATTGCCTATTCCAATACCGTTGTTAAGCAGGGCGAAATGCTTGCTGTTGTAGTAAATACCGCCAATCAAACCAACTTCTATAATGTGGTTGCTCTGGTTGCTAATGCGCAATTGCATGAAGTGAGCCATTTCCAAAAAATGGTTATCAAAGTGGGTAACTTCTTGATTGGCATTACGATTTTGATGATCGCTATTATTCTGGTTTCAGCATTTCTCAATCACGAAAACATGCTGGAGGTGGTTCGTTTTGCGTTGGTCTTGACGGTAGCGGCAATCCCTGTTGCTTTGCCAGCGGTGTTGTCGGTCACTCTAGCAGTGGGTGCGATGAACCTGGCTCGGAAACAAGCGATTGTCAGTCGTTTAGTGGCAATAGAAGAGCTGGCAGGCGTCGATGTTTTTTGTCTTGATAAGACGGGAACGCTAACCCAAAATAAAATGTCGGTGATTCAGCCGATTAACTATAAAGAAATTTCTGAAGAAACTTTGTTTTTAACCGCGGCTTTAGCCTCGAAAAAAGAAAATAACGATGCGATTGAGGTGCCGATTTACGATTACCTCTCAACCGAGTTTTCACAAGTCGATTTAACGCAGTTTGAACAAGTCAGTTTTATCCCTTTCGACCCTGTCAGTAAACGCACAGAAGCGATGGTTCGCTCGCAAGATGGCTATCAAAAAGTCTCGAAAGGGGCTGCGCAAATTCTGCTGGAAATGTGTGGCTTGGATGATGATGAGCAAGCCAATATTAACGAAACAATTGATGAGTTAGCGCTAAAGGGCTATCGTACATTGGCGGTTGCCAAAACCGCTATTCATGCCGAATTGGAAACACTCAATCAGGATGAGGGGTGGCAGTTTCTAGGGTTGATTCCACTTTATGATCCGCCTCGAGATGAGTCGGCAGAAGTGCTGCAAAGCATGCGAGATCATGGTGTTCACCCTAAGATGGTCACCGGAGACAACCTTGCTATTGCCCGCGAAACCGGAACAATTTTAGGTTTTCCGAAACAATCTATCCGGGCAAAACAGTTGACGGGTGCGACAGAAGATACGCTGAAAAACTTACTGACGACTTTGACGGAAGCCATTTACCATCGTTTAACGCCTCTAGCAGATATGAAGGCATCTAAAGATTTTGCACAGCAGGTTATGGATGACCTTCAGCAAGAGTTTGATACCAGTCAGCTGGATAAAGAACTTTTGCATACACATGAATCAAGCATTTTGGAGATGATAGAGCGAGTTGATATTTTTGCCGAGGTTATCCCCGAAGATAAGTACAAAATCGTTGATGTTCTGCAAAAAGCGAATCATATTGTCGGTATGACGGGGGATGGCGTCAACGATGCGCCAGCACTGAAAAAGGCTGACTGTGGTATTGCTGTACCGGGGGCGACTGATGCGGCACGTGCCGCGGCGGATATTGTCCTCACTGCACCGGGGATTGGTGTCATTAACGACGCCATCATGCAGGCTCGTATTACCTTCGAGCGGATGAAGAGCTACACCATTTATCGTATCGCTGAAACGATACGCGTCATTATCTTTATGACCTTGGCGATTGTGGTGTTCCAGTTTTATCCGATCACGGCACTGATGATTATTATGCTTGCCTTGCTCAACGATATTCCGATCCTGACCATTGCCTATGACAACACCAAGGTGCGAACCCAACCTGTTCGTTGGGATATGAAAGAGGTGTTGGTCTTGTCTTTTTGGATGGGGATGGCAGGGGTCTTGTCTTCGTTCATGTTGTTCTGGATTACCATGACCCAAATGCATCTGACGCTGGAATTTATACAGACGCTGTTCTTCCTGAAGTTGGTGGTCGCGGGGCATGGCACGATTTTTAATACTCGTATTGATGATTGGTTCTACAAACAACCTAGACCCTCCAAACAACTTTTTTGGGCGAGTTTAGCGAGTGCGGTGTTCGGTACGGTGTTGGCCGTTTACGGCTTTGATCTGATGACGCCTATCGGCTGGGAGTGGGCAATTGGTATTTGGGCATATGCGATGATATGGTTTGTATTCAACGATATAGTCAAGATGCTGGTGATTCGCTATTACCGAAAATTCTATGGCGAAGAGGTTCTTTAG
- a CDS encoding mechanosensitive ion channel domain-containing protein: MIELTFSKLPLMHLLLSIVILVGLVITNWASSKLLLSLGKNKKVPLIRVVHVRKYFRIIAFLTAVMLLLAVWGIDYRGLWVFASSILAVLGVALVAQWSILSNITAGVILFFALPIRIGDEVEIIDGANSLKGKIVEINIFHVLLKDEHGDLLTYPNSLILQRPIRKMVIEAAQTKVDKKNTFVAKIRSRLQKRNEAD, translated from the coding sequence ATGATTGAGCTGACATTTTCCAAACTCCCCCTTATGCATTTGCTGCTGAGTATTGTTATCTTGGTCGGTCTGGTTATAACAAACTGGGCATCCAGCAAACTTTTACTTTCATTGGGTAAAAACAAAAAAGTGCCTCTCATCAGGGTTGTGCATGTGCGCAAATATTTCCGCATCATTGCCTTCTTAACAGCGGTGATGCTGTTATTGGCTGTTTGGGGTATCGATTACCGTGGACTTTGGGTGTTTGCGTCATCCATTCTTGCTGTACTGGGTGTTGCCTTGGTCGCGCAATGGTCGATTCTGTCAAACATTACCGCTGGTGTTATTTTATTTTTTGCATTACCGATACGCATTGGCGACGAAGTAGAAATCATTGATGGTGCGAACAGCCTTAAAGGCAAGATCGTTGAAATCAATATTTTCCACGTCTTACTCAAAGATGAGCATGGTGATCTGCTCACCTACCCTAATAGCTTGATTTTGCAGCGTCCTATCCGAAAAATGGTCATTGAAGCAGCTCAAACAAAGGTTGATAAGAAAAATACTTTTGTCGCTAAAATACGAAGTCGCTTACAAAAACGTAATGAAGCTGATTAA